In one Mycobacterium sp. NBC_00419 genomic region, the following are encoded:
- the pheT gene encoding phenylalanine--tRNA ligase subunit beta — protein sequence MRLPYSWLREVVQRGTPGWDVEPHDLEQALIRVGHEVEDIITLGPVSGPLTVGRVTAIEELTEFKKPIRACKVDVGEAQDRDIVCGATNFAVGDLVAVALPGVTLPGDFHIASRKTYGRLSDGMICSAAELGLGADHSGILVLPPGTAEPGADAAAVLGLDDVVFDLAVTPDRGYCMSIRGIAREIACAYGLDYVDPADVTPLPAEGPALPVTIAPGTGVSRFALRPVTGIDPKALSPWWLRRRLMLSGIRPISPAVDVTNYVMLELGHPMHAHDSSRIHGEFTVRFATPGETVVTLDDVERTLDPGDVLIVDDVATAAIGGVMGAGTTEIDDDSTDVLLEAAVWDPAAVSRTIRRLHLVSEAGRRYERSVDPAISVAAVDRCAALLAEIAGGTVQPRLTDWRGDPPREDWSPAPVRMRFDLPDQMAGVDYEPGASVNRLTQVGATVAEDSDDPAILVVTPPSWRPDLVQPADLVEEVLRLEGLDKIPSVLPTAPAGRGLTASQKRRRAIGKSLALSGFVEVLPTPFLPAGIFDQWGLADDDPRRDTTFVLNPLEADRPHLATTLLPALLEALSRNVSRGFADVALFSIAQVVQPTEDTGAVDLIPTHRRPTDDEIDALNASLPHQPVHVGAVLTGLREPRGPWGPGRPVEAADAFEAVRIIARASGVEVALRAAQHLPWHPGRCAEVLLDGRIVGYAGQLHPAVIERSGLPKGTCAVEVNLDLVPITETLPAPRVSPFPAVFQDVSLVVGGDVAAQAVIDAVRDGAGELLENVALFDVYTGPQVGEGRKSLTLALRFRAADRTLTEDEASAARDAAVATAAERVGAHLRT from the coding sequence ATGCGTCTTCCCTACAGTTGGCTGCGCGAGGTCGTCCAGCGAGGTACCCCGGGCTGGGACGTCGAACCGCACGACCTGGAACAGGCACTCATCCGAGTCGGTCATGAAGTCGAGGACATCATCACCCTCGGGCCGGTCAGCGGCCCGCTGACCGTCGGGCGGGTCACCGCGATCGAGGAACTCACCGAGTTCAAGAAGCCGATCCGGGCCTGCAAGGTCGACGTGGGCGAAGCCCAGGATCGTGACATCGTCTGCGGTGCAACGAACTTCGCGGTGGGTGACCTGGTCGCCGTCGCCCTGCCGGGTGTCACGTTGCCCGGTGACTTTCACATCGCGAGCCGCAAGACGTACGGCAGGCTGTCGGACGGCATGATCTGCTCGGCCGCTGAACTCGGTTTGGGCGCTGATCATTCCGGGATTCTGGTACTCCCGCCGGGCACCGCCGAACCGGGCGCCGACGCGGCCGCCGTACTGGGGCTCGACGACGTGGTGTTCGACCTGGCCGTCACCCCGGACCGCGGCTACTGCATGTCGATCCGCGGGATCGCCCGAGAGATCGCCTGCGCCTACGGCCTGGACTACGTCGATCCAGCCGACGTCACGCCGCTGCCCGCCGAAGGTCCCGCGCTGCCGGTGACCATCGCGCCCGGCACCGGCGTCAGCCGGTTCGCGCTGCGACCCGTCACCGGGATCGACCCGAAGGCGTTGTCGCCGTGGTGGTTACGCCGCCGACTGATGCTGTCGGGGATCCGGCCGATCTCGCCTGCGGTCGACGTCACCAACTACGTCATGCTCGAACTCGGCCACCCGATGCACGCCCACGACAGCAGCCGGATCCACGGCGAGTTCACGGTGCGCTTCGCCACGCCGGGGGAGACCGTCGTCACCCTCGACGACGTCGAACGCACCTTGGATCCGGGTGACGTGCTCATCGTCGACGACGTCGCCACCGCGGCGATCGGCGGCGTGATGGGCGCAGGCACCACCGAGATCGACGACGACTCCACCGACGTGCTGCTGGAGGCCGCGGTCTGGGATCCGGCCGCGGTGTCACGCACCATCCGTCGTCTCCATCTGGTCAGTGAGGCCGGCCGGCGCTACGAGCGCTCCGTCGATCCCGCCATCTCCGTGGCTGCAGTCGACCGATGCGCGGCGCTGCTGGCCGAGATCGCCGGGGGCACAGTGCAACCTCGCCTGACCGACTGGCGAGGCGACCCGCCGCGCGAGGACTGGTCGCCCGCGCCGGTGCGGATGCGCTTCGACCTCCCGGACCAGATGGCTGGCGTCGACTACGAACCGGGGGCCTCGGTCAACCGGCTCACCCAGGTCGGTGCGACGGTGGCCGAGGACAGCGACGATCCGGCGATCCTGGTCGTGACGCCGCCGAGCTGGCGGCCGGATCTGGTTCAGCCCGCCGACCTCGTCGAGGAGGTGCTGCGCCTGGAGGGCCTCGACAAGATCCCGTCGGTGCTGCCCACCGCACCTGCGGGGCGCGGTCTCACGGCCTCGCAGAAGCGCCGCCGGGCGATCGGCAAGTCGCTGGCTCTGTCGGGATTCGTCGAGGTGTTGCCCACTCCGTTTTTGCCTGCGGGCATCTTCGACCAGTGGGGCCTTGCCGATGACGACCCCCGGCGGGACACCACCTTCGTACTCAACCCGCTGGAGGCCGACCGGCCGCACCTGGCCACGACGTTGCTGCCGGCGCTGCTGGAAGCGTTGTCCCGCAATGTTTCTCGAGGCTTCGCCGATGTCGCGCTGTTCTCTATCGCCCAGGTCGTCCAGCCCACCGAGGACACCGGCGCCGTCGATCTGATCCCGACCCATCGCAGGCCGACCGACGACGAGATCGACGCGCTGAACGCGTCGCTGCCGCACCAGCCGGTGCACGTCGGTGCGGTGCTGACCGGTCTGCGTGAACCGCGCGGGCCATGGGGCCCGGGCCGTCCCGTGGAAGCTGCCGACGCGTTCGAGGCGGTGCGGATCATTGCGCGCGCCAGCGGTGTCGAGGTGGCGTTGCGCGCCGCCCAGCACCTGCCCTGGCACCCCGGCCGGTGCGCCGAGGTTCTGCTCGACGGCCGCATCGTCGGCTACGCCGGGCAGCTGCATCCCGCGGTGATCGAGCGCTCCGGGCTGCCGAAGGGCACCTGTGCCGTCGAGGTGAACCTGGATCTGGTGCCGATCACCGAGACCCTGCCCGCACCGCGGGTGTCGCCGTTCCCCGCCGTTTTCCAGGATGTCAGCCTCGTCGTCGGCGGCGACGTGGCCGCCCAGGCGGTCATCGACGCGGTGCGCGACGGTGCCGGCGAGCTGCTCGAGAACGTCGCACTGTTCGACGTGTACACCGGCCCGCAGGTCGGCGAGGGCCGCAAGTCGCTGACGCTGGCGCTGCGCTTCCGGGCCGCCGATCGCACGCTGACCGAGGACGAGGCCAGCGCCGCCCGTGACGCCGCAGTGGCCACCGCCGCCGAACGCGTCGGCGCCCACCTGCGCACCTAG
- the argF gene encoding ornithine carbamoyltransferase — translation MSTLRHFLRDDDLSPAELAEVLELAAALKKEPLSRRPLEGPRGVAVIFDKNSTRTRFSFEIGIAQLGGHAVVVDGRTTQLGREETLEDTGRVLSRYVDAIVWRTFAQNRLTAMASASTAPVVNALSDEFHPCQVLADLQTLVERKGSLNGLRMTYFGDGANNMAHSLMLGGVNAGISVTIAAPAGFEPDPRFVAAAQQRGAQTGATVTLTADPIAAAKGADVLVTDTWTSMGQENDGLDRVGPFRPFQVNTELLSHADSEAVVLHCLPAHRGFEITDEVIDGPHSAVWDEAENRLHAQKALLVWLLDNR, via the coding sequence ATGAGCACCCTTCGGCATTTCCTGCGCGACGACGACCTGTCCCCGGCCGAACTGGCCGAGGTTCTCGAGCTCGCCGCGGCGCTGAAGAAGGAGCCACTGAGCCGGCGACCGCTGGAGGGACCGCGTGGCGTCGCGGTGATCTTCGACAAGAACTCCACCCGCACCCGGTTCTCGTTCGAGATCGGCATCGCCCAGCTGGGCGGTCACGCGGTGGTGGTCGACGGGCGCACCACCCAGCTCGGCCGCGAGGAGACCCTGGAAGACACCGGCCGGGTGCTCTCCCGCTATGTCGATGCGATCGTGTGGCGCACGTTCGCCCAGAACCGGCTCACCGCCATGGCTTCTGCCTCCACCGCCCCTGTGGTCAATGCGCTGTCCGACGAGTTCCACCCCTGCCAGGTGCTTGCCGACCTGCAGACCCTGGTCGAACGCAAGGGATCGCTTAACGGACTGCGGATGACCTATTTCGGTGACGGCGCCAACAACATGGCGCATTCGCTGATGCTCGGCGGAGTCAACGCGGGGATCAGCGTGACCATCGCCGCCCCGGCAGGCTTCGAGCCCGATCCACGGTTCGTCGCGGCCGCCCAGCAGCGCGGCGCCCAGACCGGGGCCACCGTGACGCTGACGGCCGATCCCATCGCCGCGGCCAAGGGTGCCGATGTTCTCGTCACCGACACCTGGACGTCGATGGGCCAGGAGAACGACGGGCTCGACCGGGTGGGCCCGTTCAGGCCGTTCCAGGTCAATACCGAGCTGCTGTCGCACGCCGACTCCGAAGCCGTTGTCCTGCATTGTCTTCCCGCGCACCGCGGCTTCGAGATCACCGACGAGGTGATCGACGGCCCGCACAGCGCGGTCTGGGACGAGGCCGAGAATCGCCTCCACGCCCAGAAGGCCCTGCTGGTGTGGTTACTGGATAACCGATGA
- the argB gene encoding acetylglutamate kinase → MTVPTQAKAAVLAEALPWLKALHGKIVVVKYGGNAMTDDLLKAAFAADMVFLRNVGIHPVVVHGGGPQISAMLKKLGIAGDFKGGFRVTTPEVLDVARMVLFGQVGRELVNLINSHGPYAVGLTGEDAQLFTAVRRSVNVDGVATDIGLVGDVDQVNTAAVLDLIAAGRIPVVSTIAPDVDGVVHNINADTAAAALAQALGAEKLLMLTDVEGLYTRWPDLDSLVSEIDTTTLAQLLPSLETGMVPKIEACLRAVEGGVPSAHVIDGRVEHCVLVELFTDEGTGTKVVS, encoded by the coding sequence ATGACCGTCCCCACCCAGGCCAAGGCGGCGGTGCTGGCCGAAGCGTTGCCGTGGCTCAAGGCGCTGCACGGAAAGATCGTCGTGGTCAAGTACGGCGGCAACGCGATGACCGACGACCTGCTCAAGGCGGCGTTCGCCGCGGACATGGTCTTCCTGCGCAATGTCGGCATCCACCCGGTCGTCGTCCACGGCGGTGGACCTCAGATCAGCGCGATGCTCAAGAAGCTCGGTATCGCAGGCGATTTCAAGGGTGGCTTCCGCGTCACCACGCCGGAGGTGCTCGACGTCGCACGGATGGTGCTGTTCGGCCAGGTCGGCCGTGAGCTGGTGAACCTGATCAACTCGCACGGCCCCTACGCGGTCGGGCTCACCGGAGAAGACGCGCAACTGTTCACCGCCGTGCGCCGCAGCGTCAACGTCGACGGTGTCGCCACCGACATCGGCCTGGTCGGCGACGTCGATCAGGTCAACACTGCCGCGGTCCTGGATCTCATTGCCGCCGGACGGATTCCGGTGGTCTCGACGATCGCGCCCGACGTCGACGGAGTGGTCCACAACATCAATGCCGACACCGCCGCCGCGGCGCTGGCGCAAGCACTCGGGGCCGAGAAGCTGTTGATGCTCACCGATGTCGAGGGTCTCTACACCCGTTGGCCCGACCTCGATTCGCTGGTGAGCGAGATCGACACCACCACCCTGGCGCAGCTGCTGCCCAGCCTGGAGACCGGCATGGTCCCCAAGATCGAGGCGTGCCTGCGGGCCGTCGAGGGTGGAGTGCCCAGCGCGCACGTCATCGACGGCCGCGTCGAGCACTGTGTACTGGTCGAGCTGTTCACCGACGAGGGGACCGGAACGAAGGTGGTGTCATGA
- the argJ gene encoding bifunctional glutamate N-acetyltransferase/amino-acid acetyltransferase ArgJ — protein MTRLLRTQGVTAPAGFRATGIAAGIKKSGALDLALVLNEGPDYAAAGVFTRNQVKAAPVLWSQQVLTAGRLRAVLLNSGGANACTGAPGFQDTHATAEALAAALSEWGTETGPIEVAVCSTGLIGDRLPMDKVLAGVSAIVHELAGGLTGGDEAARAIMTTDTVAKQVALHHSPDSGQNWTVGAMAKGAGMLAPSLATMLVVLTTDAVADAGALDTALRRATARTFDRLDVDGSCSTNDTVLLLASGASEITPSQDDLDEAVLRVCDDLCAQLQADAEGVTKRVAITVTGAPSEADAVTAARVIARDSLVKTALFGSDPNWGRVLAAVGMVPFLIEHERITVSFNGFPVCVDGAGAPGARDVDLSGPDIDVTVDLKLGDGRATIRTTDLSHAYVEENSAYSS, from the coding sequence GTGACGAGACTGCTGCGCACCCAGGGCGTGACCGCTCCGGCCGGCTTCCGGGCCACCGGGATCGCCGCGGGCATCAAGAAGTCCGGTGCTCTCGACCTTGCGTTGGTGCTCAACGAGGGTCCCGACTACGCCGCCGCAGGGGTGTTCACCCGCAATCAGGTCAAGGCAGCCCCGGTGCTGTGGAGCCAGCAGGTGCTCACCGCCGGAAGGCTGCGTGCGGTGCTGCTGAACTCCGGCGGCGCCAACGCCTGCACCGGAGCCCCGGGTTTTCAGGACACCCACGCCACTGCCGAGGCGCTTGCGGCCGCCCTGTCGGAATGGGGGACCGAGACCGGACCGATCGAGGTCGCGGTCTGCTCGACCGGCCTGATCGGCGACCGGCTCCCGATGGACAAGGTGCTGGCCGGCGTCAGCGCGATCGTGCACGAGCTCGCCGGTGGACTCACCGGCGGCGACGAAGCCGCCCGGGCCATCATGACCACCGACACCGTGGCCAAACAGGTTGCGTTGCACCACTCGCCGGACTCCGGGCAGAACTGGACCGTCGGCGCAATGGCTAAGGGTGCGGGCATGCTCGCCCCGTCGCTGGCCACCATGCTGGTGGTGTTGACCACCGACGCCGTGGCGGACGCGGGGGCACTGGACACCGCGCTGCGCCGCGCCACCGCCAGGACGTTCGACCGGCTCGACGTCGACGGCAGTTGCTCGACCAACGACACCGTGCTGCTGCTGGCCTCCGGCGCCAGCGAGATCACCCCAAGCCAGGACGACCTCGACGAGGCGGTGCTGCGGGTGTGCGACGACCTCTGCGCCCAACTGCAGGCCGACGCCGAAGGGGTGACCAAGCGGGTGGCCATCACCGTCACCGGTGCCCCGAGTGAGGCCGACGCGGTCACGGCGGCGCGAGTGATCGCCCGCGACAGCCTGGTCAAGACGGCGCTGTTCGGGTCGGACCCGAACTGGGGCCGGGTGCTCGCCGCGGTCGGCATGGTGCCGTTCCTCATCGAGCATGAACGGATCACGGTGTCGTTCAACGGTTTCCCGGTGTGTGTCGACGGGGCTGGAGCTCCCGGTGCGCGCGACGTCGACCTGTCCGGGCCCGACATCGACGTCACCGTCGACCTCAAGCTCGGTGACGGACGCGCCACCATCCGCACCACCGACCTGTCGCACGCCTACGTCGAAGAGAACTCGGCCTACAGCTCATGA
- the pheS gene encoding phenylalanine--tRNA ligase subunit alpha: MGEHDADLLSQDSLTEAVSAAHQAFGQAGDLDGLARAKTEHLGDRAPLALARQALATLPKDERADAGKRVNVARTEAQNSYDERLAVLRAERDAAALVAEAVDVTLPSTRQPLGARHPITILAEHIADTFVAMGWELAEGPEVETEQFNFDALNFPPDHPARSESDTFHVAPEGSRQLLRTHTSPVQVRTLLDRELPVYIVSIGRTFRTDELDSTHTPVFHQVEGLAVDRGLTMAHLRGTLDAFARSEFGPTARTRMRPHFFPFTEPSAEVDIWFPNKKGGPGWVEWGGCGMVNPNVLRAAGIDPQVYSGFAFGMGLERTLQFRNGIPDMRDMVEGDVRFSMPFGAGV, translated from the coding sequence GTGGGTGAGCACGACGCCGACCTGTTGTCGCAGGACTCGCTGACCGAAGCCGTCAGCGCGGCCCATCAGGCGTTCGGCCAGGCCGGTGACCTCGACGGGCTGGCCCGGGCCAAGACCGAGCACCTCGGCGACCGTGCGCCGCTGGCGCTGGCCCGTCAGGCCCTGGCCACGCTGCCCAAAGACGAGCGCGCCGACGCCGGTAAGCGGGTCAACGTCGCCCGCACCGAGGCCCAGAACAGCTACGACGAGCGCCTGGCGGTGCTGCGTGCCGAGCGTGACGCGGCGGCCCTGGTCGCCGAGGCCGTCGATGTGACCCTGCCGTCCACGCGCCAGCCGCTGGGGGCACGCCACCCGATCACCATCCTCGCCGAGCACATCGCCGACACATTCGTGGCAATGGGCTGGGAGCTGGCCGAAGGGCCCGAGGTGGAGACCGAGCAGTTCAACTTCGACGCGCTGAACTTCCCGCCGGACCATCCGGCCCGCAGCGAGTCCGACACGTTCCACGTCGCGCCGGAAGGCTCCCGTCAGCTGCTGCGCACGCACACCTCACCGGTGCAGGTGCGCACACTGCTCGACCGCGAGCTGCCGGTGTACATCGTCTCGATCGGACGCACCTTCCGCACCGACGAACTCGACTCCACCCACACCCCGGTCTTCCACCAGGTCGAGGGCCTGGCGGTCGACCGTGGCCTGACGATGGCGCATCTGCGCGGAACCCTGGACGCCTTCGCGCGTTCCGAGTTCGGGCCGACCGCGCGCACCCGGATGCGGCCGCACTTCTTCCCGTTCACCGAGCCGTCGGCCGAGGTGGACATCTGGTTCCCGAACAAGAAGGGCGGCCCGGGCTGGGTCGAATGGGGCGGCTGCGGCATGGTCAACCCGAACGTGCTGCGCGCGGCAGGCATCGACCCCCAGGTGTACTCCGGCTTTGCGTTCGGAATGGGTTTGGAGCGAACCTTGCAGTTCCGCAACGGAATTCCCGATATGCGCGACATGGTCGAAGGTGACGTCCGGTTCTCGATGCCGTTCGGAGCCGGTGTCTGA
- the argC gene encoding N-acetyl-gamma-glutamyl-phosphate reductase codes for MQNRGMTSVAIAGASGYAGGEILRLLLGHPAYADGRLTIGALTAAASAGTHLTEHHPHLLPLADRTLEPTNAEVLGGHDVVFLGLPHGHSAELADQLGEDTVIIDCGADFRLTDAAAWERFYGSPYAGNWPYGLPELPGGRERLRGANRIAVPGCYPTAALLALLPAVAADLVEPFVTVVAVSGTSGAGRAAKVDLLASEVIGSARAYNIAGVHRHTPEIAQGLSAVTERPVTVSFTPVLIPTARGILATCTARTSASESDIRAAYEKAYGAEPFIHLLPEGQLPRTGSVIGSNAAQLAVAVDGDAGVLVAVCAIDNLVKGTGGAAVQSMNLALGWPETEGLSIVGVAP; via the coding sequence ATGCAGAATCGCGGGATGACTTCGGTGGCGATAGCCGGTGCCAGCGGCTATGCCGGCGGCGAGATTCTGCGGCTGCTGCTCGGCCACCCCGCCTACGCCGACGGCAGGCTGACCATCGGCGCCCTCACCGCGGCCGCCAGCGCCGGCACCCACCTCACCGAGCACCACCCGCACCTGCTGCCGCTGGCCGACCGGACACTCGAGCCCACCAACGCCGAGGTCCTCGGCGGGCACGACGTGGTGTTCCTGGGCTTGCCGCACGGCCACTCGGCCGAACTGGCCGACCAGCTGGGTGAGGACACCGTGATCATCGACTGCGGCGCTGACTTCCGGCTCACCGATGCCGCGGCGTGGGAGCGCTTCTACGGCTCGCCCTACGCCGGCAACTGGCCCTACGGGTTGCCCGAGTTGCCCGGCGGCCGCGAACGCCTACGCGGCGCGAACAGGATCGCGGTGCCGGGCTGCTATCCGACGGCCGCGCTGCTGGCACTGCTGCCCGCCGTCGCCGCGGACCTCGTCGAGCCCTTCGTCACCGTGGTGGCGGTCAGCGGCACCTCCGGAGCGGGTCGCGCGGCCAAGGTGGACCTGCTGGCCTCGGAGGTCATCGGTTCGGCGCGGGCCTACAACATCGCCGGTGTGCACCGGCACACTCCCGAGATCGCTCAGGGCCTGAGCGCCGTCACCGAGCGGCCCGTCACGGTGTCGTTCACCCCGGTCCTGATCCCCACCGCGCGCGGCATTCTGGCCACCTGCACTGCGCGGACCTCGGCGTCGGAGTCCGACATTCGCGCCGCCTACGAAAAGGCCTACGGCGCAGAGCCGTTCATCCATCTGCTGCCGGAGGGGCAATTGCCCCGGACCGGTTCGGTGATCGGTAGCAACGCCGCGCAGTTGGCGGTGGCCGTCGACGGTGACGCGGGTGTGCTGGTTGCCGTGTGTGCGATCGACAACTTGGTGAAGGGAACCGGTGGTGCGGCGGTGCAGTCGATGAATCTCGCACTGGGCTGGCCGGAAACGGAAGGACTGTCGATCGTGGGAGTGGCGCCGTGA
- a CDS encoding argininosuccinate synthase, which produces MSERVILAYSGGLDTSVAISWIGKETGREVVAVAIDLGQGGEDMEVVRQRALDCGAVEAVVVDARDEFAEQYCLPAIQSNALYMDRYPLVSALSRPLIVKHLVDAAREHGGAIVAHGCTGKGNDQVRFEVGFASLAPHLEVLAPVRDYAWTREKAIAFAEENAIPINVSKRSPFSIDQNVWGRAVETGFLEHLWNAPTKDVYDYTEDPTLNWNSPDEVIVGFERGVPVSIDGNPVTVLEAIVELNRRAGAQGVGRLDVVEDRLVGIKSREIYEAPGAMALITAHTELEHVTLERELGRFKRGTDRKWGELVYDGLWFSPLKRSLEAFVADTQKHVTGEIRMVLHGGHIAVNGRRSPQSLYDFNLATYDEGDTFDQSAAKGFVHVHGLSSKIAARRDLAL; this is translated from the coding sequence ATGTCCGAGCGCGTCATCTTGGCGTATTCCGGCGGTCTGGACACCTCGGTGGCCATCAGCTGGATCGGCAAGGAGACCGGCCGGGAGGTCGTGGCCGTGGCCATCGACCTCGGTCAGGGCGGCGAGGACATGGAAGTGGTCCGCCAGCGTGCCCTGGACTGCGGCGCGGTCGAAGCGGTCGTGGTCGATGCCCGCGACGAATTCGCCGAGCAGTACTGCCTGCCGGCGATCCAGTCGAATGCCCTCTATATGGACCGCTATCCGCTGGTGTCGGCGCTGAGCCGCCCGCTGATCGTCAAGCACCTGGTGGATGCGGCCCGCGAACACGGCGGCGCGATCGTCGCCCACGGCTGCACCGGCAAGGGCAATGACCAGGTCCGCTTCGAGGTCGGATTCGCCTCGCTGGCACCGCATCTGGAGGTTCTGGCCCCCGTCCGCGACTACGCCTGGACCCGGGAGAAGGCCATCGCGTTCGCCGAGGAGAACGCCATCCCGATCAACGTCTCCAAGCGCTCCCCGTTCTCCATCGACCAGAACGTGTGGGGCCGAGCGGTGGAAACCGGCTTCCTGGAGCACCTGTGGAACGCGCCCACCAAGGACGTCTACGACTACACCGAAGACCCGACACTGAACTGGAATAGCCCCGACGAGGTGATCGTCGGGTTCGAGCGCGGCGTGCCGGTGTCCATCGACGGCAACCCGGTGACGGTGCTGGAGGCCATCGTCGAACTGAACCGCCGGGCCGGGGCACAGGGCGTCGGTCGCCTCGATGTGGTCGAAGATCGCCTGGTCGGCATCAAGAGCCGGGAAATCTACGAAGCGCCCGGCGCGATGGCGCTCATCACCGCGCACACCGAACTCGAACACGTCACCCTCGAGCGTGAACTCGGCCGGTTCAAGCGCGGCACCGACCGCAAGTGGGGCGAACTGGTCTACGACGGGCTGTGGTTCTCACCGCTCAAGCGATCGCTGGAGGCCTTCGTCGCCGACACCCAGAAGCACGTCACCGGCGAGATCCGAATGGTGTTGCACGGCGGCCACATTGCCGTGAATGGCCGGCGCAGCCCGCAGTCGCTCTACGACTTCAACCTGGCCACCTATGACGAAGGGGACACCTTCGACCAGTCCGCCGCCAAGGGATTCGTCCATGTGCACGGGCTGTCGTCGAAGATCGCCGCCCGCCGGGACCTGGCACTGTGA
- a CDS encoding acetylornithine transaminase, with product MSEGLLQRWQAVMMNNYGTPPVALASGEGAVVTDVDGKTYLDLLAGIAVNILGHRHPAVIEAVTDQLNTLGHTSNLYATEPGVALAEALVDHLGTPARVFFCNSGAEANEVAFKLTRLTGRTKLVAAENAFHGRTMGALALTGQPAKQAPFEPLPGDVTHVPYGDVEALEAAVDDDTAAVFLEPIMGEGGVVVPPAGYLVAAREITSRHGALLVLDEVQTGVGRTGAFFAHQHDGITPDVVTLAKGLGGGLPIGACLAIGPAVDLMTPGLHGSTFGGNPVCTAAALAVLRTLSAEDLVERADVLGKTLSHGIEALSHPLVDHVRGRGLLRGVVLTAPQGKAVETVAREAGFLVNAAAPDVIRLAPPLVITEAQIDSFLAALPDILDKAAL from the coding sequence ATGAGCGAGGGACTACTGCAGCGCTGGCAAGCCGTCATGATGAACAACTACGGCACCCCGCCGGTCGCGCTGGCCAGCGGTGAGGGCGCCGTCGTCACCGACGTCGACGGTAAGACCTACCTCGACCTGCTGGCCGGTATCGCGGTCAACATTCTCGGCCATCGGCATCCGGCGGTCATCGAGGCCGTTACGGACCAGCTGAACACGTTGGGCCACACCTCGAATCTGTATGCCACCGAACCCGGTGTGGCACTGGCCGAGGCGCTCGTCGATCACCTCGGCACACCCGCGCGGGTGTTCTTCTGCAACTCCGGCGCCGAAGCCAACGAAGTCGCCTTCAAGCTCACCCGGCTGACCGGACGGACCAAGCTCGTCGCCGCCGAGAACGCCTTCCACGGCCGGACCATGGGGGCGCTGGCGCTGACCGGTCAGCCCGCCAAGCAGGCGCCGTTCGAGCCGCTGCCCGGTGACGTCACCCACGTGCCCTACGGGGACGTCGAGGCACTCGAAGCAGCCGTCGACGACGACACCGCGGCGGTGTTCCTCGAACCGATCATGGGGGAGGGCGGCGTCGTCGTCCCCCCGGCCGGCTACCTGGTGGCCGCCCGTGAGATCACCAGCCGGCACGGGGCCCTGCTGGTGCTCGATGAGGTCCAGACGGGAGTGGGCCGCACCGGTGCGTTCTTCGCCCACCAGCACGACGGCATCACCCCCGACGTCGTCACCCTCGCCAAGGGACTCGGCGGCGGTCTGCCGATCGGGGCGTGCCTGGCCATCGGTCCGGCCGTGGACCTGATGACGCCGGGCTTGCACGGCAGCACGTTCGGCGGAAACCCGGTCTGCACTGCTGCCGCGCTGGCGGTGTTGCGGACGTTGTCCGCCGAGGATCTGGTGGAGCGCGCCGACGTGCTGGGCAAGACGCTGTCGCACGGGATCGAAGCGCTGAGCCACCCGTTGGTCGACCACGTCCGTGGCCGGGGACTGCTGCGCGGTGTGGTGCTGACCGCCCCGCAGGGCAAGGCCGTCGAAACCGTGGCACGTGAGGCCGGCTTCCTGGTCAACGCCGCCGCACCGGACGTGATCCGGTTGGCTCCACCGTTGGTCATCACCGAGGCGCAGATCGACAGCTTCCTGGCCGCACTGCCCGATATCCTCGACAAGGCGGCACTATGA
- a CDS encoding arginine repressor — protein MTTEVSSTRAGRQARIVSILSSQSVHSQSELAVLLADEGIDVTQATLSRDLEELGAVKLRGADGGVGVYVVPEDGSPVRGVSGGTERMSRLMADLLVSTDASANLAVLRTPPGAAHYLASAIDRAALPHVVGTIAGDDTILVVAREPMTGAELATMFENIR, from the coding sequence ATGACCACCGAAGTCAGTTCCACCCGCGCCGGGCGGCAGGCGAGGATCGTCTCGATCCTGTCGTCGCAATCGGTGCACAGCCAGAGCGAACTGGCCGTGCTGCTGGCCGACGAGGGTATCGACGTCACCCAGGCGACGTTGTCGCGCGACCTCGAGGAACTCGGTGCGGTCAAGCTTCGCGGGGCCGACGGCGGGGTGGGCGTCTACGTCGTTCCCGAGGACGGCAGCCCGGTGCGCGGGGTGTCCGGTGGGACCGAGAGGATGTCGCGACTGATGGCGGACCTGCTGGTGTCCACCGACGCCAGCGCTAACCTTGCCGTGCTGCGCACCCCGCCGGGCGCGGCGCATTACCTTGCCAGCGCGATCGATCGGGCAGCGTTGCCCCATGTCGTCGGCACCATCGCCGGCGACGACACCATCCTGGTGGTGGCCCGCGAACCGATGACCGGTGCTGAGCTGGCCACCATGTTCGAGAACATCCGTTAG